Proteins encoded within one genomic window of Companilactobacillus sp.:
- a CDS encoding M13 family metallopeptidase, producing MKLRSTTFICGAVLTILLGIGIETQTAKADTTTLENTQQTIVETPNFPLTNDSDEKIDDAKHNDQYAGGNWNISLDEATPQNNYYLSVNKDAVESLNASVKSLSNSTGNDSTDEFPDTVDNPDDTETTNVDDSSATDSIDNGDPNTQIMQGLDNISSGKEEADSIQMQQAADYYQRVIDLLNDDNPDYSSFQSDIEQLENISNYQDLSKQLWTLVKKGYSLPISISWLVNSLNHLDHVVSFDQSSIMSHLPNLGLDQEDSEARTDFISQNVKFLEQLGYSTEKANQMVTNSLNFNQLLNDAAISTDTQEYQFEQDSKPDFMDLDVFYRQTGNLDLKEYIQTAYPTATKIQIKNKKLLTRLSSIFNQANFAAMKDWMVVSKVYSESYLLGSVSSTMALPNDATQDVKDSFIKAMAFSTTESYFADTLSRYYGQKNVDDETIDQVTGIADDIINTYKERFQNNTWLSEDGKQQVLNKLSNMKLYVGYPKVIPADTDYSGIDFSQFDNVYDLENAMDEHSTETDANQFNEPNDFSAWPEPSFTMNAYYIPESNSFYIFGGIITDPYFSKDNTDVQNYGGIGVVIGHEISHAFDKNGTNYQSNGDFGNIWNTQDQAEFDKLADKMVKEYDRIPLLGQQIDGQQTLSENMADNGGLNVALEAAKKLPDFDADAFFSNWASEFAQPVVPEVYSQPSKDEHTVGPLRVNVGIQNISDFYTTYNVKKGDGMWLDPDKRVNIW from the coding sequence ATGAAACTTAGAAGTACGACATTTATTTGTGGAGCAGTTTTAACAATTCTATTAGGAATTGGAATTGAAACACAAACAGCGAAAGCTGATACAACGACATTGGAAAACACTCAACAAACAATTGTTGAGACACCGAATTTTCCATTAACCAATGACTCAGATGAGAAAATTGATGACGCTAAACATAACGATCAATATGCAGGTGGAAATTGGAATATATCTTTAGATGAAGCAACGCCTCAAAATAATTATTATTTGTCGGTCAATAAGGATGCTGTCGAATCACTAAATGCATCCGTCAAATCACTTTCAAACTCGACTGGGAATGATTCGACCGATGAGTTTCCGGATACTGTAGATAATCCTGACGATACTGAGACTACTAATGTTGATGATTCATCAGCTACTGATTCGATTGATAATGGTGATCCCAATACCCAGATTATGCAAGGATTGGATAATATTTCTTCTGGCAAAGAAGAAGCTGACTCAATCCAAATGCAACAAGCTGCTGATTATTATCAAAGAGTAATTGATCTTTTGAATGATGACAATCCAGATTATTCTAGTTTTCAATCAGATATTGAGCAATTAGAAAATATTTCTAATTACCAAGATTTAAGTAAACAATTATGGACTCTTGTAAAAAAAGGTTACTCATTGCCAATTTCAATTTCATGGTTAGTTAATTCACTCAATCATTTGGATCATGTAGTGTCCTTTGACCAATCATCGATTATGTCTCACTTACCAAACCTGGGACTAGATCAAGAAGATTCTGAAGCACGCACAGATTTTATTTCTCAAAACGTTAAATTTTTGGAACAGTTGGGATATTCAACTGAAAAAGCTAATCAAATGGTTACTAATAGTTTGAACTTTAATCAGCTTTTAAACGATGCTGCTATTTCAACGGACACGCAGGAATATCAGTTTGAACAAGATTCAAAACCTGATTTTATGGATCTAGATGTCTTTTATCGTCAAACGGGAAATCTTGATCTTAAGGAATATATTCAAACTGCATATCCAACGGCAACTAAAATACAAATCAAAAATAAAAAATTATTGACGAGATTATCCAGCATCTTCAATCAAGCTAACTTTGCTGCAATGAAAGATTGGATGGTTGTAAGTAAAGTATATAGCGAAAGCTATTTACTGGGTTCAGTCAGTTCTACAATGGCTTTGCCAAATGATGCTACCCAAGATGTCAAAGATAGCTTTATTAAGGCAATGGCATTTTCTACCACTGAAAGTTATTTTGCGGACACATTGAGTAGATATTATGGTCAGAAAAATGTTGATGATGAAACAATCGATCAGGTTACCGGTATTGCCGACGATATCATCAATACCTATAAAGAACGTTTTCAGAATAATACTTGGTTATCCGAAGATGGTAAACAACAAGTATTAAATAAACTTTCCAACATGAAGCTATATGTTGGATATCCCAAAGTGATCCCAGCTGATACTGATTACTCAGGAATCGATTTTTCACAGTTCGACAATGTGTATGATTTGGAAAATGCAATGGATGAGCATTCTACTGAAACGGATGCAAATCAATTTAATGAACCAAATGATTTTTCTGCATGGCCAGAACCAAGTTTTACTATGAATGCCTATTACATTCCGGAGAGTAATTCATTCTATATTTTCGGGGGAATAATAACGGATCCATACTTTTCAAAGGATAATACAGATGTTCAAAACTATGGTGGAATCGGTGTAGTAATTGGACATGAGATATCTCATGCTTTTGATAAAAACGGAACTAATTATCAGTCAAATGGTGATTTTGGAAATATTTGGAATACTCAAGATCAGGCGGAATTTGACAAATTAGCTGATAAAATGGTCAAAGAATATGATCGGATACCTCTATTAGGACAACAAATTGACGGTCAACAAACGTTGAGTGAAAATATGGCAGATAATGGAGGCCTCAATGTCGCACTTGAAGCGGCAAAGAAACTTCCAGACTTTGATGCTGATGCATTCTTCTCTAATTGGGCTTCGGAATTTGCTCAACCAGTTGTTCCTGAAGTATATTCACAACCTAGTAAGGATGAACATACAGTTGGTCCACTTCGAGTAAATGTCGGCATCCAAAACATTTCCGACTTCTACACAACCTACAACGTCAAAAAAGGCGATGGTATGTGGCTGGATCCAGACAAACGTGTCAATATTTGGTAG
- a CDS encoding helix-turn-helix domain-containing protein, with protein MKISEQLKKQRKINGLSQQELADQLHITRQSVSKWENGSALPSFSNVIAISDLFGVSLDELIKKDDELKMKFEKNTSSLSILAFLFTAIPVAMIIYIIANQAFGVNQANFLDWVSVITFISFIGMLFTVDWGKIKKTASKWSIIWTVLFFLMLIMSGIPSFIQGLMQGIADGSKSL; from the coding sequence ATGAAAATTAGCGAACAATTAAAGAAGCAACGTAAAATCAATGGGCTTTCCCAACAAGAACTGGCTGACCAATTGCATATCACTCGACAGTCTGTTTCAAAGTGGGAAAACGGCTCGGCTTTACCTAGCTTTTCAAATGTTATTGCAATCAGTGATCTTTTTGGAGTTTCGTTAGACGAATTAATTAAGAAGGATGATGAGCTGAAGATGAAATTTGAAAAAAACACTTCGAGTTTAAGCATATTAGCATTTTTATTCACTGCGATTCCTGTTGCAATGATTATCTACATCATTGCTAATCAAGCATTTGGCGTAAATCAAGCTAATTTCTTGGACTGGGTTTCGGTCATTACATTCATTTCATTTATTGGGATGCTCTTCACCGTAGATTGGGGAAAAATCAAAAAGACTGCCTCAAAATGGAGCATCATTTGGACGGTGCTATTTTTCCTAATGCTGATTATGTCCGGCATACCTTCATTCATTCAAGGTCTCATGCAAGGAATTGCGGATGGTAGCAAATCATTATAG
- a CDS encoding DMT family transporter: protein MNHDKLLGAIFLSLAASIWGGMFVVVKVVVAIIPPIELVLLRYLIAIVALLLFSIITKTKWHIRKKDLGLIFLIGLIGNTISIVFQETGTWLSSAQTGAVITSSTPTFMVIFAWWILKEKLTKEKIISVLMATLGVIMIVGVHFEGKNMLLGSVCLVIAALTWALMSVLVKKVSDHYTSLQITIMSTFVAIICLTPFVISNFSTIQRVNFAEPKVFLSLLYLGIISTALAFVLWNRGLALLNAASSGLFFLFQPLVGTILGWFFLGESISWMFVIGSLLVVGSIWYSIRFSN, encoded by the coding sequence ATGAATCACGATAAATTATTAGGTGCAATATTTTTAAGTTTGGCAGCAAGCATTTGGGGCGGCATGTTTGTCGTCGTCAAGGTGGTAGTCGCAATCATACCACCGATAGAACTAGTCTTGCTCAGATACTTGATTGCCATAGTCGCTTTATTACTCTTTTCAATCATCACTAAAACCAAGTGGCACATCCGTAAAAAGGATCTCGGACTGATATTTCTGATTGGCCTCATTGGAAATACAATTTCAATTGTTTTCCAAGAAACTGGCACCTGGCTTTCATCTGCTCAAACTGGTGCTGTTATCACTTCTTCAACACCAACATTTATGGTCATTTTTGCTTGGTGGATCTTAAAAGAAAAACTTACCAAGGAAAAAATCATTTCTGTCTTGATGGCAACGCTTGGTGTTATCATGATCGTCGGCGTTCACTTTGAGGGCAAAAACATGTTATTGGGTTCAGTCTGTTTGGTGATTGCTGCACTAACTTGGGCGTTAATGTCCGTCTTAGTGAAAAAAGTTTCTGACCACTATACATCGTTACAGATCACGATCATGTCAACTTTTGTGGCTATCATCTGTTTGACACCATTTGTGATCTCGAATTTTTCAACGATCCAACGAGTTAACTTTGCCGAACCGAAAGTATTTTTAAGTCTGCTTTACTTGGGGATCATTTCTACCGCCCTAGCCTTTGTGCTTTGGAACCGTGGATTAGCACTACTGAATGCCGCAAGTTCAGGATTATTTTTCCTATTCCAACCTCTAGTTGGAACGATTTTAGGATGGTTTTTCCTAGGAGAAAGCATCTCCTGGATGTTCGTCATCGGATCATTGCTAGTAGTGGGAAGTATTTGGTATTCAATTAGATTTTCAAATTAA
- a CDS encoding DMT family transporter codes for MSSSNKRRGILFAIVGSTLWGMSGSVAQFVFQNKSISPLWLVGIRLFFAGLLLLVWYTATNGKKVFSIFKSWHAVLILMIFSFLGMLPSQLTYFMAIRYGNAPTATVLQFLGPLFIIIYLAFANWELPRRVDMFSIALALFGTYLLVTQGNFNKLALSPLALMWGLLAGVSQASYTLIPRKLLAEFDARLVVGWAMLIGSLPFAKIITTTSVQHVSTIDIVSIIFIIVFGTMFAYLLYLRSVQFISPSTTGMLSAFEPLTATILSVTLLSTPISTPEVIGGILILCTTFLQALPQKSKIDI; via the coding sequence GTGTCTAGTTCTAATAAGCGGCGTGGAATTTTATTTGCCATCGTTGGATCAACTCTTTGGGGAATGTCCGGAAGCGTGGCGCAATTTGTTTTTCAAAATAAATCGATCTCGCCACTTTGGCTAGTAGGCATTAGGCTTTTCTTCGCCGGACTATTGCTACTAGTGTGGTATACAGCCACTAATGGTAAAAAAGTTTTTTCCATTTTTAAATCTTGGCATGCCGTTCTAATATTGATGATCTTTTCTTTTCTGGGAATGCTGCCATCGCAACTAACTTACTTTATGGCCATTCGTTATGGTAACGCCCCGACGGCAACCGTCCTGCAGTTTCTGGGACCATTGTTCATCATCATTTATTTGGCTTTTGCCAACTGGGAACTTCCCAGACGAGTCGATATGTTTTCAATTGCGTTGGCACTGTTTGGAACATATTTGTTGGTCACTCAAGGAAACTTCAATAAATTAGCTTTGTCTCCATTAGCATTGATGTGGGGGCTTTTAGCTGGTGTCAGTCAAGCATCGTACACGCTGATACCTCGCAAATTATTGGCTGAATTTGACGCACGTTTAGTCGTCGGCTGGGCAATGTTGATCGGTAGTTTACCTTTTGCAAAAATCATTACCACAACCTCAGTCCAACACGTTTCAACTATAGATATCGTAAGTATCATTTTCATCATTGTCTTTGGAACAATGTTTGCTTACCTACTTTATTTAAGAAGCGTCCAATTCATTTCACCATCAACTACTGGAATGCTAAGTGCATTTGAGCCTTTAACGGCAACCATTTTATCTGTCACCTTGTTGAGCACGCCAATTTCCACACCTGAGGTAATTGGTGGGATTCTAATTTTATGCACAACATTCTTACAAGCTTTGCCGCAAAAATCTAAAATTGATATTTAA
- the lepB gene encoding signal peptidase I, translating into MNTKDKQLMPKIEWKHLIWALIVIVLVFCTIYFSFQYLLSKNYITGPSMQPNFKSGNHVIAIRNAPINRGDVIILKAPDEKNELYIKRVIGLPGDKLTSKNNKIYINGKLYKEDFLQAGSKLKEPKNSVYGNLPYSYTYAFTINSLAQSPDWQKVYSKPYLLKIQKLNRVPNNDYFVMGDHRTVSKDSRLIGFIKQKAVVGKVALRYWPLSDFTVY; encoded by the coding sequence ATGAATACCAAAGACAAACAATTGATGCCCAAAATCGAATGGAAACATCTGATCTGGGCTCTCATAGTAATTGTTTTAGTGTTTTGTACAATTTATTTTAGCTTCCAATATTTATTATCGAAAAATTATATCACCGGACCATCGATGCAGCCCAACTTTAAAAGTGGCAATCACGTGATTGCAATTCGAAATGCCCCGATTAATCGGGGAGATGTGATCATTTTAAAAGCTCCCGATGAAAAAAATGAACTCTATATCAAACGCGTGATTGGACTTCCAGGAGATAAGCTGACATCTAAAAATAATAAAATTTACATCAATGGCAAATTATACAAGGAAGACTTTTTGCAGGCGGGTTCGAAATTGAAAGAGCCTAAGAATAGCGTGTATGGGAATTTGCCGTATTCGTATACTTATGCGTTTACGATCAATTCTTTGGCGCAGTCGCCAGATTGGCAAAAGGTTTATAGCAAGCCGTATTTGTTGAAAATCCAAAAACTTAACCGCGTTCCAAATAACGATTATTTTGTAATGGGAGATCATCGAACGGTCTCAAAGGATAGTCGATTGATTGGTTTCATCAAGCAAAAGGCCGTTGTCGGTAAAGTCGCTCTGCGGTATTGGCCATTGTCGGATTTTACAGTCTATTAA
- a CDS encoding SLAP domain-containing protein has protein sequence MKKILGGLFAGLLLFSTAATINTTMVQADNADTTETTGDNYIAFMIKGNAPVYSPSGMDLKMLAPIGDTNYEVSTKDIIKLDDGTYLYPINGEHQYVKSTDVVQAMNSETPTWKTTPLDTVIHTKDLIGIPLYDENGQIIERRALGADSAWYTNGMKENTKTGEIFYRVSTHEYVNSVDII, from the coding sequence ATGAAAAAAATCTTAGGTGGACTTTTTGCAGGATTATTATTGTTCAGTACTGCCGCAACAATTAATACCACGATGGTACAAGCTGACAACGCTGATACCACAGAAACAACTGGCGACAATTACATTGCCTTTATGATCAAGGGAAATGCGCCAGTCTATAGCCCAAGCGGGATGGACTTGAAGATGCTGGCACCAATTGGCGATACTAACTATGAAGTATCGACTAAAGATATTATCAAGTTGGACGATGGAACTTATTTGTACCCAATCAATGGCGAACATCAATACGTTAAATCTACTGACGTTGTTCAAGCGATGAATTCGGAAACGCCAACTTGGAAGACAACGCCGTTGGATACAGTTATCCATACCAAAGACTTGATCGGCATTCCATTGTACGATGAGAATGGCCAGATCATTGAACGCCGGGCATTAGGTGCTGACAGTGCTTGGTATACTAACGGCATGAAGGAAAATACTAAGACCGGAGAAATTTTCTATCGCGTCTCAACACATGAATATGTTAATAGTGTTGATATAATTTAA
- a CDS encoding TetR/AcrR family transcriptional regulator, which yields MDGNERRKKLKRQAIMNAATEMFVTNGYTKTSVQQIAKKANSSQVTLYKYFPSKADLAREVVLSLVVDGYAHYEKQLDDPTKPFIDKMKVMMEKSVGVSDQMNDDFFRFMIDEFQGRNGDTHVMEEYDRLKYGFWRKLLAQGRTEHVVSDELSDYGAMIYLDMYVKYVMQPGGVSVERATQMKKHEKELVHLFFYGIIGQ from the coding sequence ATGGACGGCAATGAAAGACGGAAAAAATTAAAACGCCAAGCAATTATGAATGCAGCTACAGAAATGTTTGTGACCAATGGTTACACGAAAACCTCCGTACAGCAAATCGCTAAAAAGGCTAATTCGTCGCAGGTGACGCTTTACAAATATTTTCCTAGCAAAGCTGACTTAGCCCGTGAAGTCGTGCTGTCGTTAGTCGTCGATGGATATGCCCATTATGAAAAGCAATTAGATGATCCCACAAAACCGTTTATCGATAAGATGAAAGTAATGATGGAAAAAAGCGTTGGCGTATCAGATCAAATGAACGATGACTTTTTCCGATTTATGATCGATGAATTCCAAGGACGCAATGGCGACACCCATGTCATGGAAGAATATGACCGTTTGAAATATGGCTTTTGGAGAAAATTACTCGCCCAAGGTCGAACCGAGCATGTTGTTAGCGATGAACTGTCTGATTATGGTGCAATGATCTATTTAGACATGTATGTCAAATACGTTATGCAACCAGGTGGAGTTTCAGTTGAACGTGCCACTCAGATGAAGAAACATGAGAAAGAATTAGTTCACTTGTTTTTCTATGGCATCATTGGTCAATAA
- a CDS encoding ABC transporter ATP-binding protein, with protein MTTAPILHIDHLQKSFGKFQALRDVTFDVYPGEVFGFIGPNGAGKSTTIRTILGILRASGGQATLFGQDVFKESVSIHKRIAYVPGDVYLWPNLTGGEIIDLFLKLGGSKHSAKTDEMIKRFQLDPTKKARTYSKGNRQKVALIAAFSTDADFYIFDEPTSGLDPLNEEYFQKSVAELKAAGKAVLLSSHILSEVEKMCDRIGIIRNGEIVETGTLAEMRHLTRTVIEFQTDEPTAELSGMKGVHNVVKSDNGVQTFSVDSDQIGQVMDYLASKKIITLQSTPPTLEDLFMRYYNTNGSVGGEKDVQQ; from the coding sequence ATGACTACTGCTCCTATTTTGCATATTGACCATCTTCAAAAAAGCTTTGGAAAGTTTCAAGCATTACGGGATGTCACCTTTGATGTATATCCTGGGGAAGTCTTTGGTTTCATCGGACCTAATGGTGCCGGTAAATCAACGACAATCAGAACAATTTTAGGTATCCTGCGTGCAAGCGGTGGTCAAGCCACCCTATTTGGACAGGATGTTTTTAAAGAATCCGTGTCGATTCACAAACGTATCGCCTATGTTCCAGGAGACGTGTACTTGTGGCCTAATTTGACCGGTGGAGAGATCATCGACTTATTTTTGAAATTGGGCGGAAGCAAGCACTCTGCTAAAACTGATGAAATGATCAAACGATTCCAACTAGACCCAACTAAGAAAGCTCGGACTTATTCAAAAGGTAATCGTCAAAAGGTCGCCTTGATCGCAGCTTTTTCAACGGATGCTGATTTTTACATTTTCGATGAGCCTACTTCAGGTTTAGACCCATTAAATGAAGAATACTTTCAAAAGTCGGTGGCTGAGTTGAAGGCAGCCGGAAAAGCGGTCCTATTATCCAGTCACATTTTATCTGAAGTTGAAAAGATGTGTGACCGCATCGGGATCATTCGAAACGGCGAGATTGTTGAAACTGGAACACTTGCCGAGATGAGACATTTGACTCGAACCGTCATTGAATTTCAAACTGACGAACCGACTGCTGAGTTATCTGGCATGAAAGGCGTCCACAATGTCGTCAAATCTGACAATGGAGTTCAAACATTCTCAGTCGACAGCGACCAGATCGGTCAAGTTATGGACTACTTAGCCTCAAAGAAAATCATCACTCTGCAATCAACTCCACCAACTTTGGAAGATTTATTCATGAGATACTACAACACTAACGGTTCAGTAGGTGGTGAAAAAGATGTTCAGCAATAA
- a CDS encoding ABC transporter permease — protein MFSNKFAKTGFLTRFSFRRDWLKLVVWTIAMAGLFTSVAAKFTSLYGTKEAINSILDTLKSPAMTSLFGKVPAGAHTSADIFAAEMTVFMAIMAAIMNYSIVIKNTRGDEDSGILEIIRSKSVGTLSNLSATLIEVTILNLVIGLLYSVGLMTANLDGTDINGDFLLGIGLGVSGLMFASIAALIAQLVDNARAASIWSYMIFGIMYIARMVTDTTHPKMTWWVPFGWVEKFSTYKNNNWLPVLLMLIFSIVVSGLALFINGKRDLGSGMIATKPGRARASFMLNGPLGLFWRLHRTSIIVWTVGLLILGFTYGSIFNTVGDIIKTNPMMSQLLGSSAIRSANVKIIKEFVSVLMIVFGVLALIPGIQIINYLKSGENKGYLEMIHAKPVGRTRLMSDTIILAVFTTFLALFAGIWGLQLGGVYSMTHPLGLEIFMRGFYAYLSPTLIMLGISVCLVGWLPKLVSLNYGYLIISMFIQYFGQLLKLPDWTHKLTPFGYIPKVPVHTLDIGTFWWQIAIAVVLIAVGYIGYAKRDINGAN, from the coding sequence ATGTTCAGCAATAAATTTGCAAAAACTGGCTTTTTAACTAGATTCAGTTTTCGACGCGACTGGTTAAAATTAGTCGTTTGGACAATTGCTATGGCGGGCTTATTTACATCGGTCGCCGCAAAGTTCACTTCGCTATATGGCACTAAAGAAGCCATCAATTCCATCCTCGATACCCTCAAGTCGCCAGCAATGACTTCCTTATTTGGGAAAGTTCCTGCTGGTGCTCACACTTCAGCCGATATTTTTGCCGCTGAAATGACGGTCTTCATGGCGATCATGGCTGCGATCATGAATTATTCGATCGTTATCAAAAATACTCGTGGCGATGAAGATTCAGGAATCTTAGAAATCATCAGATCAAAGTCGGTCGGCACCCTGTCTAATTTGAGTGCCACTTTGATTGAAGTGACCATCCTAAACTTAGTCATTGGATTACTCTACTCAGTTGGATTAATGACTGCCAACTTAGATGGTACCGACATTAACGGAGACTTTTTACTAGGAATAGGGCTCGGCGTTTCCGGATTGATGTTTGCTAGTATTGCAGCCTTGATTGCTCAATTAGTCGACAATGCCAGAGCTGCTTCAATCTGGTCATATATGATTTTCGGGATCATGTACATTGCCAGAATGGTCACTGATACTACGCATCCCAAAATGACTTGGTGGGTACCCTTTGGCTGGGTCGAAAAATTTTCTACCTATAAAAATAACAACTGGCTACCAGTTTTATTGATGCTGATTTTTTCAATCGTAGTTTCAGGACTGGCTCTTTTCATCAACGGCAAACGTGACCTCGGCTCGGGAATGATTGCTACTAAACCAGGACGTGCACGAGCTTCATTCATGCTAAACGGGCCCTTGGGACTGTTCTGGAGATTGCACCGCACGTCGATCATCGTCTGGACTGTCGGTTTATTGATCTTAGGATTCACCTACGGTTCAATCTTCAACACAGTTGGCGATATCATCAAAACTAATCCGATGATGTCACAGCTGTTAGGGTCAAGTGCCATTAGATCCGCCAATGTCAAAATCATCAAAGAGTTCGTCAGCGTCTTAATGATTGTCTTTGGCGTTTTGGCATTGATTCCAGGAATCCAAATCATCAATTATTTAAAATCAGGCGAAAATAAGGGTTACTTAGAAATGATCCATGCCAAACCTGTCGGCAGAACTCGCTTAATGTCTGACACGATCATCTTGGCAGTCTTCACAACCTTTTTAGCTTTATTCGCCGGCATTTGGGGACTGCAGCTTGGTGGAGTTTACTCTATGACTCATCCGTTAGGACTAGAAATTTTTATGCGTGGATTCTACGCTTACCTATCACCAACGCTGATCATGTTAGGAATTTCAGTCTGTTTAGTCGGCTGGCTTCCAAAATTAGTTAGTTTAAATTATGGCTATTTAATCATTTCCATGTTTATCCAATATTTTGGACAATTGCTCAAATTACCAGATTGGACGCATAAATTAACGCCATTCGGCTACATCCCGAAAGTTCCCGTTCATACTTTGGATATTGGGACCTTCTGGTGGCAAATTGCTATCGCCGTAGTCTTGATTGCGGTTGGTTACATCGGTTATGCTAAACGTGACATCAATGGAGCCAACTAA
- a CDS encoding GNAT family N-acetyltransferase — MKIIEVTNQNKALTTNLVDIWEKSVLATHDFLSTEEVATIKKYVPQAIAEVEHLAVAEEDGSTLGFIGIDQHRIEMLFLDPDIRGRGLGKKLIQFMIDNYHVDSVTVNEQNSQAVGFYQHLGFKTYQRTDLDEEGNPYPLLYMKM, encoded by the coding sequence TTGAAAATAATCGAAGTAACTAATCAGAATAAAGCACTAACCACCAACTTAGTGGATATTTGGGAAAAATCAGTCTTAGCTACCCACGATTTTTTATCAACAGAAGAAGTTGCTACTATTAAAAAGTACGTCCCGCAGGCGATTGCTGAAGTCGAACACTTGGCAGTTGCTGAAGAAGACGGCTCAACCTTGGGATTTATTGGCATTGACCAACATAGAATCGAAATGCTATTTCTCGATCCAGACATCAGAGGACGTGGCCTTGGCAAAAAATTGATTCAATTCATGATCGACAATTATCACGTCGATTCAGTCACAGTCAATGAGCAAAATTCTCAAGCAGTAGGTTTTTATCAGCACTTAGGTTTCAAGACCTACCAACGAACTGACCTTGACGAAGAAGGAAACCCTTATCCACTTTTGTATATGAAGATGTAA
- a CDS encoding iron-containing alcohol dehydrogenase yields the protein MKENFDFLMPSVNFFGAGVIKKIGDRAKMLNMTNPLIVTDKFLESVDNGPVAQATDSLKAAGVKFTIYNGVEPNPKVHNIQEAKKVYLDNNCDGIITIGGGSAHDTGKGTGIILTNGDDITKLDGIETLDNALPPLIAVNTTAGTGSELTRHCVITNTETHLKFVVVSWRNIPLVSFNDPMLMLDVPKGLTAATGMDTFVQLIEPYVSTNRNEITDAQCLEGIKLVEESLREAYANGHDVEARTKMVEAEMLGGMAFNNADLGYVHAMAHQLGGQYDAPHGVCCAILLPIVEEYNIISSPERFAQLAVAMGEDISGLSTRDAAELAIKAMRQMADDVGIPRSIKAIGAKPEDFELMAENALKDGNAFSNPRKGNKQELVELFQKAYDAE from the coding sequence ATGAAAGAAAATTTCGATTTCTTAATGCCTAGTGTTAACTTCTTCGGCGCTGGCGTTATTAAGAAAATTGGCGACCGTGCCAAAATGTTAAATATGACTAACCCATTGATCGTTACAGATAAGTTTTTGGAAAGTGTCGACAATGGACCTGTTGCACAAGCTACTGACTCATTAAAAGCAGCTGGTGTTAAATTCACTATCTACAACGGTGTTGAACCAAATCCTAAGGTTCACAACATTCAAGAAGCTAAAAAAGTTTACTTAGATAACAACTGTGACGGTATCATCACAATCGGTGGTGGTTCAGCTCATGATACTGGTAAAGGTACTGGTATTATTTTGACAAACGGCGACGATATCACAAAACTTGATGGTATCGAAACTTTGGACAACGCTCTACCTCCATTGATTGCTGTTAACACAACTGCTGGTACTGGTTCAGAACTTACAAGACACTGTGTTATCACTAATACAGAAACACATCTCAAGTTTGTTGTTGTTTCATGGAGAAATATCCCACTTGTATCATTCAACGATCCTATGTTGATGTTGGATGTTCCAAAGGGCTTAACTGCCGCAACTGGTATGGATACATTCGTTCAATTGATCGAACCTTACGTTTCAACCAACCGTAACGAAATCACAGACGCTCAATGTCTTGAAGGTATCAAATTAGTTGAAGAAAGCTTACGTGAAGCTTACGCTAACGGCCATGATGTTGAAGCTCGTACTAAGATGGTTGAAGCAGAAATGCTTGGTGGTATGGCATTTAACAACGCTGACCTTGGTTACGTTCACGCTATGGCTCACCAACTTGGTGGTCAATATGACGCTCCTCACGGTGTATGCTGTGCTATTCTTCTTCCTATCGTTGAAGAATACAACATCATCTCAAGTCCTGAAAGATTTGCTCAATTAGCTGTTGCTATGGGCGAAGACATTTCTGGTCTATCAACTCGTGACGCTGCCGAATTAGCTATCAAAGCTATGAGACAAATGGCTGATGATGTTGGTATTCCTCGTTCAATCAAAGCTATTGGTGCAAAGCCCGAGGACTTTGAATTGATGGCTGAAAATGCTTTGAAGGATGGTAATGCCTTCTCTAACCCTCGTAAGGGTAACAAGCAAGAGCTTGTTGAATTGTTCCAAAAGGCATATGACGCTGAATAA